The Sphingopyxis sp. YR583 DNA segment CTAATATTTTTGGGTCCAAATCGCCAACTACAATTAGCGCTTGGTTTTGTGGCTGATACCATTCGTCATAGAATCGGAGTGCAGCCGCAGTATTCTCTGAGGCCATTGAATTTAAGCGCTGTTCCAGCGTACTTAGATGTCCAGAACCTACCAACTGCGGCGCGTAGCGATCAAATAATCGTGCCTCCGCATCTTCGAACCGCAAAAGCTCCGCACTCACCGCTTTACGCTCGCGAGCGTCTCCATCTCGAGACAATTTCGCGCCCTGAGCCCAGCCACGCTGAATCTGCAACGCTTCGCGCAACAGATCAGGTCGATCAGATGGTATCGACAAAATATAGACGGTCCGATCCCAATGCGTTTCTGCGTTGAAATCAACTCCCGTCTGACCTCCCCAGCTTGGTACCCACTCCCAGACGCTTTTCTTCACATCAGCAGCCACATGATTGGCGACGATATGTTCTACAAGATGAGCCGCTTCAATTTGATCAGGCGCTTCATTTTTCATTCCGGCGCGAACCACTAGGCGTAGTTCTATCCGCCCCTTGGGATTGTTATTGCGTTGAATAATATATCCGAAGCCATTTTCAAGATTTCCTGACCGAAATTGATCGATCGCGTTTTCTTCGTGAACTTTAGAATCCTGCGTCATTTGCGAGTGCAACAAGGGGCTTGTCACGCCGAAAACGACAATTGCGGTCGAGAGCATAAGAATTCGCTTCATAAAGACTCCATCTATTGAAAAGGGCGGCGCGCAACTATGCCACAATGAAAAACTTCTAAGGTTTTGGTTATGTAGAATTTATCCGCATCGCGGATCAAACAGGACTCTATAAACCAGAACTTTGGTCGCTCGTCGGGGTCGCCGAATTGGCCGCAATCGGAAGTTGGACAATCTCGGCGAGGCGGGAAAGGTCGGTGAACCGTTCCACCCAAGCTAGGATATCTCTGTAATTCGGAGGGTTAGCGCCTTGTACTGAGCCCCTAACAAGCCATCGCTCCGCAATGGCAGTATTATTTGCTCGACGAGGTGGCAATTTCAAAACTCCAGCGAACTCCTCTTGCGTAACACCACGTTTCCGCAAACTTAGCAGTTCGTCCTTCACAGCCTCAATGAGCCGTTCCACATTTCTAGGATCACAATTGAATTCTATGTTGAAACTCGCCCGATCAGGCTTCGCTGAGCGCATGAAAAAAGCCGACACGGAGTATGAAGCCTTTTCTGCAACCCTTATTCTTGCCTCGAGACGCTCGCGAACGATCTTAACGGCTAATTCTCCGGCATGATCAGATGCAGGATCAAGGTCGCTACGCTGAATTGTTAATCGTACAATCGCAGCGTCTTTGCCGTCATAGACCGTGGTCCGGCTGGCTTCCGTGTCTGGCAGCTTTCGCACGCTCGGAACATTGACTCGAACCGATGCAGGAATGTCGAGCCTATCAGCAACCGATTGGTAAACGTCACCCGGCTGGAGGTTTCCGGTTATCACGATCGTCATGGATTCAGTATCGCTGAAAATTTCGCGATGAAAGCCGCAAATCCTCCTGAAGTCGAGCTCCTGTTCGCTGAGCCCAAGTATCGGATTAGCTAACACCTTTGCCACTGCCTGTTCGAACTTGGTCCGAGGGAGAAACGCAGTGTCCGGCTCGTCAATGTTACGAGCAATCCGCGACATCACTTCCCCATAACCTTCCCTGCTACAGCGCGCCTGAACGAACTGCGCTCGCGCAATTTTTAAGATTAAATTCCATTTGTCGGCGGGTCCGCCAATTTTCAGTTCTTCACGATCAGCTGTAGCTGACAGATCAAACATGATTCCATTAGATTGAAGAAAGTTCTGGGCTTCAAACTGGTTTAATCCCGCGAAGCCTGACGCCTTCACCACATCACCGACCGCCAGCACCTGTTCCATCTTATCGACCGGGAACCGCGAAGCGCCTCCAGGCCGCAGCAGAGCCGCCTCTACGTGGGACGCAATTGTCCGCTTGAAGAGCAAAGTTGCGCCAGACTTTGGCAATGTCCAGCGCATGAAGCCATCCGCTTCTGACTTGGGGTCTCGAAAAACGGCGGGTGAAGAATTTAGCGGCTCAAATACTGGAAGCCTCAATTTCGGAATCGAGAGCGGCAACGGCTTTACGCGGTCGGCCTGCGCTATTAACTCGTCCACGGCCTTCTTATCGGGAACAAATGCCGAATTTTTTGGCGAATGGAAAACGAAAATGTCGCGGTGAGTTGGATCAAGAATTTGCCGGAACGCCTGATTGAATTCAGCAGGCGTCATCGACTCGATTGCCGCTCGGATATCCGCTACCGACGCATCGGACGCTCCAAAGAGGAAATGATCTACCCAACGGTTGTGAGTCTCCCCAATATCATCGTCGTCTTTCAACCTATAAAGCGCCGCAGTTTTAGCTTTTTTGATAGACTTATCGTCGAAATCTTCGCGATGTATTGTAGATATGAGGTGGAAAATCTCGGCCAGTCCTGCCGCGGTGCGCTCAGAACGTACGCGCGCTTTAAAGCTATATATATCGACTCCACTTGCTCCCGCAAAATTTCCCGGCTCTACGTCTGCTAAAAGCTCAATTGTCGGGGCTGCATATCGTTGCGTAAGGCCGGCCATTGCATCGGGCAGCAGATGGTTGGCAATCCGCAGGACCGCTGTCTCCCTCGCTCGTTGAACTTGACCCCGCTTCGTTCGCCTAAATTTGTAAGTCACCTCGACGCGGGTGGAACTTTGGTCAGGGTGGGAAACATCAATATATCTGCCCCCTGTAATATCAGAGACCGTGGTTCCCAGTGGGGCAGGCACCTCTCGGGCTGGAAGCGGGCCGAGGCGCGAGGAAATTTCCCCGAACACGATGTTTGGGTCAATCGCGCCCACGATTACGACAGCCATATTGCCGGGAACGTAATAGCGGCCGTGTAGTGCCCTGACAGTTTCAGGGCCCGCGCTGACCGTTCCCCGCAACGGTATCTCCCAATGGTAAAGCGCGTCTCGCGGATACCAATTGTGGTGTCGAACCCCTAAGTTCGAGTGAAAAGATGGCGCCGCAAGTCGTGCCTCCTCAGCCACCACCTTACGCTCGCGATCAATCTCATCATCCTCTAGCTTCATTGAGGAAGCCCAATCAGTAAGTATTTCAATTCCCGCTGTTAGGGCCGCAGGATCTCCCGCAGGGACCTTGACAGTGTAGCTCGTAAATTGGAAACCGGCGCCCGCTCCATAGTCGCGGCCAGGAGTTCCACCCATCCGCGAAACGCGCTCAGAAATTGAACCTTTGGTGTCAACATCTCTTAGCTTTGCCACTACGATATGCTCAATGACATGAGCTGCTTCCAGTTCATGAGGCACGCCGTGCGCCGCCCCTACCCGGACAATGAGCGAAATGCTGATCTTGTCCGAGGAGGGCCCCTTGCGCTGGATGTAGTAGGCTAACCCATTCGCGAGGGTACCAGTTTGCAAACTTCTCGCAGTTTCTCGATCGATTCCATCCTGCGCGGCCACACTCACAGTAACACCAAAAAATATGAGAGCGATAAAATACAACAACGCTACTTTGAA contains these protein-coding regions:
- a CDS encoding M16 family metallopeptidase, with amino-acid sequence MVMVLISETRICRYLPRKAILAAENLRLEYLLDFDGFSWVLFMKFFKVALLYFIALIFFGVTVSVAAQDGIDRETARSLQTGTLANGLAYYIQRKGPSSDKISISLIVRVGAAHGVPHELEAAHVIEHIVVAKLRDVDTKGSISERVSRMGGTPGRDYGAGAGFQFTSYTVKVPAGDPAALTAGIEILTDWASSMKLEDDEIDRERKVVAEEARLAAPSFHSNLGVRHHNWYPRDALYHWEIPLRGTVSAGPETVRALHGRYYVPGNMAVVIVGAIDPNIVFGEISSRLGPLPAREVPAPLGTTVSDITGGRYIDVSHPDQSSTRVEVTYKFRRTKRGQVQRARETAVLRIANHLLPDAMAGLTQRYAAPTIELLADVEPGNFAGASGVDIYSFKARVRSERTAAGLAEIFHLISTIHREDFDDKSIKKAKTAALYRLKDDDDIGETHNRWVDHFLFGASDASVADIRAAIESMTPAEFNQAFRQILDPTHRDIFVFHSPKNSAFVPDKKAVDELIAQADRVKPLPLSIPKLRLPVFEPLNSSPAVFRDPKSEADGFMRWTLPKSGATLLFKRTIASHVEAALLRPGGASRFPVDKMEQVLAVGDVVKASGFAGLNQFEAQNFLQSNGIMFDLSATADREELKIGGPADKWNLILKIARAQFVQARCSREGYGEVMSRIARNIDEPDTAFLPRTKFEQAVAKVLANPILGLSEQELDFRRICGFHREIFSDTESMTIVITGNLQPGDVYQSVADRLDIPASVRVNVPSVRKLPDTEASRTTVYDGKDAAIVRLTIQRSDLDPASDHAGELAVKIVRERLEARIRVAEKASYSVSAFFMRSAKPDRASFNIEFNCDPRNVERLIEAVKDELLSLRKRGVTQEEFAGVLKLPPRRANNTAIAERWLVRGSVQGANPPNYRDILAWVERFTDLSRLAEIVQLPIAANSATPTSDQSSGL